In one window of Spiroplasma corruscae DNA:
- a CDS encoding dihydrofolate reductase, whose amino-acid sequence MISLIWAQTKNNVIGKNNSLPWNIKKEMQHFVDYTRGKDVLMGRNTFDSLKKKPLPNRKNIVITSRPLELEYNEIVIYNNLNNVLNEYKKIDKELVVIGGAQIFNEAMKYADKLVVSIINNNYDGNVFFPDWNKEDFNLIKKNECEEFTIYVYERK is encoded by the coding sequence ATGATTAGTTTAATTTGGGCTCAAACAAAAAATAATGTTATAGGTAAAAATAATTCATTACCTTGAAATATAAAAAAAGAAATGCAGCATTTTGTTGATTATACTAGAGGCAAAGATGTATTAATGGGTAGAAATACATTCGATTCTTTAAAAAAGAAACCTCTACCAAACAGAAAAAATATTGTTATTACTTCAAGACCATTAGAATTAGAGTATAATGAAATAGTGATTTATAATAATTTAAACAACGTTTTAAATGAATATAAAAAAATTGATAAAGAGCTTGTTGTTATTGGTGGTGCACAAATATTTAATGAAGCAATGAAATATGCTGATAAATTAGTAGTAAGCATTATTAATAATAACTATGACGGAAATGTTTTTTTTCCTGATTGAAACAAAGAAGACTTTAATCTAATCAAAAAAAATGAGTGTGAGGAATTTACTATATATGTTTATGAAAGGAAGTAA
- a CDS encoding lysophospholipid acyltransferase family protein: MSKKLKYTQDRDLATPAEFHEAKTKKETAYVRKGKFILNFYNIWRTIKKAKKVTKKIKLDPNLYSEEWRYNWVKKKSKKVLQLLNVYVDVIGVENWLDRGVIIASNHQSNIDPILMLAVNDFAKQQPVAFIAKQELWTQKIFKHFMNLIDNVPIDRNNPRSIYNAIKEAKDLVTEYKRSVVVFPEGTRSAKQEINEFQPASMKIAQMAYVPIVPVTIIDSYKLFVKRPKGQFRIKIIFGKPMMPEKFISLKTEMLTKNVYKEIDKNMKKYENWDPIKLGIKPKFVNKKTRCSYY; the protein is encoded by the coding sequence ATGTCAAAAAAATTAAAATATACACAAGATAGAGACCTTGCAACACCAGCAGAGTTTCACGAGGCTAAAACAAAAAAAGAAACTGCATATGTAAGAAAAGGAAAGTTTATTCTTAATTTTTATAATATTTGAAGAACTATTAAAAAAGCTAAAAAAGTTACTAAAAAAATTAAATTAGACCCAAATTTATATTCAGAAGAGTGAAGATACAATTGAGTTAAAAAGAAAAGTAAAAAAGTATTACAATTATTAAATGTCTATGTAGATGTTATTGGAGTTGAAAACTGGTTAGATAGAGGAGTAATAATTGCTTCTAATCATCAATCTAATATAGATCCAATATTAATGCTTGCTGTAAATGATTTTGCAAAACAACAACCTGTTGCTTTTATTGCAAAACAAGAACTTTGAACTCAAAAGATATTTAAACACTTTATGAATTTAATTGATAATGTACCAATCGATCGCAATAATCCAAGAAGTATTTATAACGCAATAAAAGAAGCTAAAGATTTAGTAACTGAGTATAAAAGAAGCGTAGTTGTTTTCCCTGAGGGAACAAGAAGTGCAAAACAAGAAATTAATGAATTTCAACCAGCAAGTATGAAAATAGCGCAAATGGCATATGTTCCAATAGTTCCGGTTACTATAATCGATTCTTACAAATTATTTGTTAAAAGACCAAAAGGTCAATTTAGAATAAAAATAATTTTTGGTAAACCAATGATGCCAGAAAAGTTTATTTCATTAAAAACAGAAATGTTAACTAAGAATGTTTATAAAGAAATTGATAAAAATATGAAAAAATACGAAAATTGAGACCCAATTAAACTTGGTATTAAACCAAAATTTGTTAATAAAAAAACTAGATGTTCATACTACTAG
- a CDS encoding thymidine phosphorylase, whose protein sequence is MSFISIIEKKKNKIELSEEEINFLIEGFLSSSIKDYQMSSFLMVVYFLGLTDKELFYFTKAMVNSGSVYKLKDIIGPIADKHSTGGVGDKTSLIYGPLVAKFGVKVAKISGRGLGKTGGTIDKLESCTGWTSELTESEFINNINNVGISIIGQSNEIVPADKLLYALRDVCGSVNSIPLIASSIMSKKLAIRTTSIVLDVKVGKGAFMENIEDALILANKMIIIGKHYNRDVSVMLTNMDYPLGNAIGNALEVKEAWDTLNGNGPKDLEEISILAAAITLLDNNIFDDIEVAKLNLRKVINDKSAAYLLKDFVENQNGDFNKIINFDQYFKTKFEIEIRANDDGYLVYESDKFGYLSMNLGAGRKTKKDIIDYSAGIKLHKSSGEFVKNGDLLFTMYTNINNVHQFNKMAASCFKIVKQNNNEKLVLKVISKHYNL, encoded by the coding sequence ATGAGTTTTATTTCAATAATTGAGAAAAAAAAGAATAAAATAGAACTTTCTGAAGAGGAAATAAATTTTCTTATTGAAGGTTTTTTGTCTTCCTCAATAAAAGATTATCAAATGTCTTCTTTTTTGATGGTTGTTTATTTTCTTGGATTGACAGATAAAGAACTATTTTATTTTACAAAAGCAATGGTTAATTCAGGCTCTGTATACAAGTTAAAAGACATTATAGGACCTATAGCAGACAAACATTCAACTGGTGGAGTTGGAGATAAAACTAGCCTAATTTATGGTCCTTTGGTGGCTAAGTTTGGTGTTAAAGTAGCAAAAATTTCGGGTAGAGGTTTGGGAAAAACTGGTGGTACAATCGATAAACTTGAAAGTTGTACTGGTTGAACTAGTGAATTAACTGAGAGTGAATTTATAAATAATATTAATAATGTTGGAATATCAATAATTGGACAATCTAATGAGATAGTACCAGCTGATAAATTATTATATGCTTTAAGGGATGTTTGTGGAAGTGTTAATTCAATACCATTAATAGCATCAAGTATAATGTCGAAAAAATTAGCGATAAGAACAACTAGTATTGTTTTAGATGTAAAAGTTGGTAAAGGTGCATTTATGGAAAATATTGAAGATGCACTAATTCTTGCTAATAAAATGATAATTATCGGAAAACATTATAATAGAGATGTAAGTGTTATGCTAACTAATATGGATTATCCATTAGGCAATGCAATTGGAAATGCATTAGAAGTAAAGGAAGCTTGAGATACATTAAATGGTAATGGTCCAAAGGATTTAGAAGAAATTAGTATTTTAGCTGCTGCCATAACATTATTAGATAATAATATTTTTGATGATATTGAGGTTGCAAAGCTTAACCTAAGAAAAGTCATTAATGATAAAAGTGCTGCATATTTATTAAAAGATTTTGTAGAAAACCAAAATGGTGATTTTAATAAAATTATAAATTTTGATCAATATTTTAAAACAAAGTTTGAAATAGAAATAAGAGCTAATGATGATGGATATCTAGTCTATGAATCTGATAAATTTGGTTACTTATCAATGAACCTAGGAGCTGGAAGAAAAACTAAAAAAGATATAATAGATTATTCAGCAGGAATAAAATTACATAAGTCATCCGGGGAGTTTGTAAAGAATGGAGACTTATTATTTACAATGTACACAAATATAAATAATGTTCATCAATTTAATAAAATGGCTGCTTCGTGTTTTAAAATAGTTAAGCAAAATAATAATGAAAAATTAGTGCTAAAAGTAATTTCGAAACATTATAATTTATAA
- the rpmG gene encoding 50S ribosomal protein L33 produces MREGVILRCTVCKEENYIAKNDKRKDKIEVNKHCFKCNAHQTHKQKK; encoded by the coding sequence ATGCGTGAAGGAGTTATTTTACGTTGTACAGTATGTAAAGAAGAGAATTATATAGCTAAAAACGATAAAAGAAAAGATAAAATCGAAGTGAATAAACATTGTTTTAAATGTAATGCACATCAAACTCATAAACAAAAAAAATAG
- a CDS encoding aminopeptidase P family protein has product MKKEILNKILEETNSQAILLYSPQNRYWFSRFNSSLGYILYTKDESVLFLDGRYITAARESNSLVNINKVLEFKKIYELLNSEIEKKGIKKILFESDWVFYNQAESFKKFLNAEVEGYNFDCVRMIKDQWEIEQIRKACDITHEVFLDVLSYVKPGITEKELSNYVTNSFLTKGADKLSFDTIVASGNNGSKPHAVPSDKIIQEHDFVTLDMGCSYNGYCSDQTRTFVMTSDNDAVLKEIYQIVYDAQELGIKAIKPGVKTNDIHKICYDYIESKGYGQYFTHGTGHGLGIEIHEEPYNSVSGDKVLKEGMCITVEPGIYIPGTGGVRIEDDILVTENGFDYLTTPLRKLQVVK; this is encoded by the coding sequence ATGAAAAAAGAAATTCTTAATAAAATTCTTGAAGAAACTAATTCTCAAGCAATATTATTATATTCACCACAAAATAGGTATTGATTCTCTAGATTTAATTCTAGTTTAGGATATATTTTATATACAAAAGATGAAAGCGTTCTATTTTTAGATGGTAGATATATTACAGCTGCTAGAGAGTCTAATTCATTAGTTAACATAAACAAAGTTTTAGAATTTAAAAAGATTTACGAGTTATTAAATTCTGAAATAGAAAAAAAAGGAATAAAAAAAATATTATTTGAAAGTGATTGAGTATTTTATAATCAGGCAGAATCATTTAAGAAATTTTTAAACGCTGAAGTTGAGGGCTATAATTTTGATTGTGTCAGAATGATTAAAGATCAATGAGAAATTGAACAAATACGTAAAGCTTGTGACATAACCCATGAAGTATTTCTTGATGTTTTATCATACGTAAAACCAGGGATTACTGAAAAAGAACTTTCAAATTATGTGACCAACTCTTTTTTAACAAAGGGTGCAGATAAACTTAGTTTTGATACAATTGTTGCAAGTGGTAATAATGGAAGCAAACCACACGCTGTCCCGTCTGACAAAATTATTCAAGAGCATGATTTTGTTACATTAGACATGGGTTGTTCATATAATGGGTATTGTTCAGATCAAACTAGAACATTTGTGATGACATCTGACAATGATGCAGTGTTAAAAGAAATTTATCAAATTGTTTATGATGCTCAAGAGTTAGGAATTAAGGCTATTAAACCAGGTGTTAAAACTAATGATATTCATAAGATTTGTTATGATTACATTGAATCAAAAGGTTATGGACAATACTTTACACATGGTACAGGACATGGATTAGGTATTGAGATTCATGAAGAACCATATAATTCTGTATCAGGAGACAAAGTTCTTAAAGAAGGTATGTGTATAACTGTAGAACCAGGTATCTATATTCCTGGCACTGGTGGAGTAAGAATCGAAGATGACATTTTAGTTACTGAAAATGGATTTGATTACTTAACCACTCCTTTAAGAAAGTTACAAGTAGTAAAATAA
- the uppS gene encoding polyprenyl diphosphate synthase translates to MVNITNIKHIALIMDGNGRWAKKFHRPRTYGHRVGMQNIWPTILAIKKQKIKYASFYCFSTENWNRPTQEVDFLIKFPVDLFNTKKRDKYLKNDIKVIWIGRRDKLPKETREAIEEMEDLTKDCKSLIFNICIDYGSFNEIEHATKLLLKDYINSKKNIEEFSINELFNKLYTKDSPPVDLLIRTSGEQRLSNFMLLQVSYAELYFTNKHWPEFCEKDLELAIDSFNNRDRRFGEIRNVK, encoded by the coding sequence GTGGTCAATATTACAAATATAAAACACATTGCTCTTATCATGGATGGTAATGGTAGGTGAGCAAAAAAATTTCATAGACCAAGAACGTATGGTCATAGAGTTGGTATGCAAAACATATGACCAACCATTTTAGCAATAAAGAAGCAAAAAATTAAATATGCTTCTTTTTATTGTTTTTCGACAGAAAATTGAAATAGACCGACTCAGGAAGTAGATTTTTTGATTAAATTTCCAGTTGACTTATTTAATACTAAAAAACGTGATAAGTACCTCAAAAATGACATTAAAGTAATTTGGATAGGTAGAAGAGATAAGTTGCCAAAAGAAACAAGAGAAGCTATTGAAGAAATGGAAGATCTAACAAAAGATTGTAAATCATTAATATTTAATATATGCATTGATTATGGTTCATTTAATGAGATTGAACATGCAACAAAATTATTATTAAAGGATTACATTAATTCAAAAAAAAACATAGAAGAATTTAGTATTAACGAATTATTTAATAAGTTATATACAAAAGACTCACCACCAGTTGATTTACTTATTAGAACAAGCGGAGAACAGAGATTAAGTAATTTTATGTTATTACAAGTATCATACGCAGAACTTTATTTTACAAATAAGCATTGACCTGAGTTTTGTGAAAAAGATTTAGAACTAGCTATTGATAGTTTTAATAATAGAGATAGAAGATTTGGAGAAATAAGAAATGTTAAATAA
- a CDS encoding phosphatidate cytidylyltransferase, protein MLNNEIISNDTTIEAEVGSNRFKSKNAISNFKKRIITSVIFLIFLVFYISLGALYTLMGKTKDIEITAYFSFLITIVILVASQYEINKATKLDKWYVTGTIIFISLVIFLFPVNSNLYRNLSFYSYLNLSVWVQSWQLPLIIFLFFLIIVVYAALTANKNLKGALINFSTTLIIVLALKAFVIISLSRIDFNDTTIGRFSFNTVVWVWLIIILNDSFAYLGGMRFGKTKLAPKISPKKTWEGAAIGASVSFLFGLTYALVFYFCNQENKPLFEIMSSLGNKSTALEISMYVLLSIAFPFIGLYGDLLFSWVKRVFNIKDFSRLLPGHGGLLDRLDSILFSLFILFILVVVGSSVY, encoded by the coding sequence ATGTTAAATAATGAAATCATTAGTAATGACACAACAATTGAAGCAGAGGTAGGTTCAAATAGATTTAAGTCAAAAAATGCTATTTCAAACTTTAAAAAAAGAATTATTACTTCTGTAATCTTTTTAATCTTTTTAGTTTTCTATATTAGTTTAGGGGCTCTATATACATTAATGGGTAAAACTAAAGATATTGAAATTACTGCTTACTTCTCATTTTTAATTACAATAGTTATTTTAGTAGCATCACAATATGAAATAAATAAGGCTACTAAGCTTGATAAATGATATGTAACTGGCACAATAATTTTTATTTCATTAGTTATTTTCTTATTTCCGGTTAATTCAAACTTATACAGAAATTTATCATTTTATAGTTATTTAAATCTAAGTGTATGAGTTCAATCTTGACAATTACCATTAATTATTTTCTTATTCTTCTTAATAATAGTTGTATATGCAGCATTAACTGCTAATAAGAATTTAAAAGGTGCCTTAATAAATTTTTCAACAACATTAATAATAGTTTTAGCTCTTAAAGCATTTGTAATTATTTCTTTATCAAGAATTGATTTTAATGACACAACAATTGGAAGATTTTCATTTAATACAGTTGTTTGAGTTTGACTTATTATAATTTTAAATGATTCTTTTGCTTACTTAGGTGGTATGAGATTTGGTAAAACAAAGTTAGCACCAAAAATAAGTCCAAAAAAAACATGAGAAGGGGCTGCAATTGGGGCTTCTGTATCATTCTTATTTGGTCTTACATATGCATTAGTTTTTTATTTTTGTAATCAAGAGAATAAGCCACTATTTGAAATTATGTCTTCGTTAGGTAACAAATCAACTGCATTAGAAATTTCAATGTATGTATTACTTTCTATAGCATTCCCATTTATTGGACTTTATGGTGATTTATTATTTTCATGAGTTAAAAGAGTATTTAATATAAAAGATTTCTCAAGATTATTACCTGGACATGGTGGATTATTAGATAGATTAGATTCAATACTATTTTCATTATTTATTCTATTTATTTTAGTAGTTGTAGGAAGTAGTGTATATTAA
- the dxr gene encoding 1-deoxy-D-xylulose-5-phosphate reductoisomerase, with protein sequence MKRIVLFGASGSIGQQSLDILKGLKDDFELIAISVGKRNETISSVVQEFPTIKKVYSFDIPWKLKREYKSIEFVDNNIESLLDLKPDIVINAISGIKGLNITINSIKKGITLLNANKESIVVAGNLINNLLQENKKAKLYPLDSEHCAIFQCIEEENKIKKLVLTASGGPFRDYTLDETKKVTLKDALNHPNWSMGKKITIDSATMFNKALEIIEAYHLFKTKRIDVIVHKESVVHSMVMFEDNSIKAQLSYPDMRQVINYFLNYPSRKTYDGQKDLDWEKGFNLSFKRISASRFIPIELAMKCISSKNSKSIALNAANEVCVDMFLNGLISFYNITLFVKKVFDEVEDIELDKIEDIYEFDKRVRNKTKEMIEV encoded by the coding sequence ATGAAAAGAATAGTTTTATTTGGTGCATCAGGTAGTATTGGGCAACAGTCGTTAGATATTTTAAAAGGATTAAAAGATGATTTTGAATTAATCGCTATATCTGTTGGGAAGCGAAATGAAACTATAAGCTCAGTAGTTCAAGAATTTCCTACTATAAAAAAAGTTTATTCTTTTGATATTCCATGAAAACTAAAAAGAGAATATAAATCTATTGAATTTGTCGATAATAATATTGAAAGTTTATTAGATCTGAAACCAGATATTGTAATAAATGCAATTAGTGGAATTAAAGGTTTGAACATTACAATTAATTCTATCAAGAAAGGAATAACTTTATTAAACGCAAATAAAGAATCAATTGTTGTCGCAGGGAACTTAATAAATAACCTATTACAAGAAAACAAAAAAGCAAAATTATATCCTCTTGATTCAGAACATTGTGCAATTTTTCAATGTATAGAAGAAGAGAATAAAATTAAAAAATTAGTATTAACTGCATCTGGTGGACCATTTAGAGATTATACTCTTGATGAAACTAAAAAAGTAACTCTTAAAGATGCTTTAAACCATCCTAATTGATCAATGGGTAAAAAAATCACTATTGATAGTGCTACAATGTTTAATAAAGCGCTAGAAATAATTGAAGCCTACCATTTGTTTAAAACAAAAAGAATTGATGTTATTGTTCATAAAGAATCAGTAGTTCATTCAATGGTTATGTTTGAGGATAACAGTATTAAGGCACAACTCTCTTACCCAGATATGAGACAAGTTATAAATTATTTTCTTAACTATCCTTCAAGAAAAACATATGATGGTCAAAAGGACTTAGATTGAGAAAAAGGGTTTAATCTAAGTTTTAAAAGAATTAGTGCATCAAGATTTATACCAATTGAGTTAGCAATGAAATGCATTAGTTCAAAAAATTCAAAATCAATTGCATTAAATGCAGCAAATGAAGTTTGTGTTGATATGTTTTTAAATGGTTTAATTAGTTTTTATAATATTACTTTGTTTGTAAAAAAAGTTTTTGATGAAGTAGAAGATATAGAGTTAGATAAAATTGAAGATATATATGAATTTGATAAAAGAGTAAGAAATAAAACAAAAGAAATGATTGAGGTTTAG